In Meiothermus ruber DSM 1279, the following proteins share a genomic window:
- a CDS encoding polyphosphate kinase, with product MSKPHSPRYVAAQVSQEASWLSFNRRVLEQTRRPDFPLLERLRFLGIWASNLDEFFSARISRAFAEERGTPGYRELMKEALDQAEEAGRLYLEFLKALEGQGIHILEPSQLTKAEKQYFGAYLAEEVAPLTDLIRPEAIPELASQALYFAAGEGSLQHLIRLPESVPRLLEVPGREGGFVRLGALVRMRSDLFLPANQKLPLFEFRLIRLAQLARSRADWDELPEALEARLDGQVSHLEVEEDFPAQWAETIRAALALEPWELFRLAPPLDLSFVSIIVARGPASEKFKPITIEKPKGFAKDPFAYLNRRDLLLYHPFEDYGAVEAFAQMAAQDPKVEAVRATLYRIGEENGIAQSLIQAARAGKDVAVLLEGRARFDELANLEWSLRFAGAGVRVLPLPSKKVHAKALYVRRAGQAYVHLGTGNYNPLNGRLYTDLSLFTAHPELTADVWAFFSALEQRQAPVLTTLRTGPGIRDLLLENIQAEAHKKGEIILKFNHLTDPPILQALEEALNRGAKVHLIVRSTLTALWEGLEVKSLVGRFLEHARVAAFKNKGKWRVWAGSADAMPRNLDRRYELFFPILDARAKRKVLEILQAQILDDRNSFILTPRGQERRWGGKRDGQRLGKP from the coding sequence ATGTCCAAACCGCACAGCCCCCGCTACGTGGCCGCCCAGGTCAGCCAGGAGGCGAGCTGGCTTTCCTTCAACCGGCGGGTTTTGGAGCAGACCCGGCGGCCCGACTTCCCGCTGCTCGAGCGGCTGCGTTTTTTGGGAATATGGGCCTCGAACCTCGACGAGTTTTTCTCCGCCCGAATTTCACGGGCTTTTGCCGAGGAGCGAGGAACCCCGGGCTATCGAGAATTGATGAAAGAAGCCCTGGATCAGGCCGAAGAGGCTGGCCGGCTCTATCTGGAATTCCTTAAGGCGCTAGAAGGCCAGGGCATCCACATCCTCGAGCCCTCCCAGCTCACCAAGGCTGAAAAGCAGTATTTCGGGGCCTACTTAGCCGAGGAGGTGGCCCCCCTTACCGACCTGATCCGGCCCGAGGCCATCCCCGAGCTGGCCAGCCAGGCACTCTACTTTGCCGCTGGCGAGGGGTCGTTGCAGCACCTGATCCGACTACCCGAGAGCGTGCCCCGGCTGCTGGAAGTACCCGGACGCGAGGGGGGCTTCGTGCGCCTGGGTGCGCTGGTGCGTATGCGCAGCGACCTGTTTCTGCCCGCCAACCAAAAGCTGCCGCTTTTTGAGTTTCGCCTGATCCGGCTGGCCCAGCTGGCCCGTTCCCGCGCCGACTGGGACGAGCTGCCCGAGGCCCTCGAGGCCCGCCTGGACGGGCAGGTGAGCCACCTCGAGGTCGAGGAAGACTTTCCTGCGCAGTGGGCCGAGACCATCCGCGCAGCCCTGGCGCTGGAGCCCTGGGAGCTGTTCCGCCTGGCCCCGCCCCTCGACCTGAGCTTTGTGAGTATCATCGTTGCGCGAGGCCCGGCCAGCGAGAAGTTCAAACCCATTACCATCGAAAAACCCAAAGGTTTTGCCAAAGACCCCTTCGCTTACCTGAACCGCCGCGATCTGCTGCTCTATCATCCCTTCGAGGACTACGGCGCGGTGGAGGCTTTTGCGCAGATGGCCGCCCAGGACCCCAAGGTGGAGGCTGTGCGGGCCACCCTGTACCGCATTGGCGAGGAGAACGGCATCGCCCAGTCGCTCATTCAGGCGGCCCGGGCCGGGAAGGATGTGGCGGTGCTCCTGGAGGGCCGGGCCCGCTTCGACGAGCTGGCCAACCTCGAGTGGAGCCTGCGCTTTGCTGGGGCAGGGGTGCGGGTGCTGCCCCTGCCCAGCAAAAAGGTGCATGCCAAGGCCCTCTATGTGCGCCGGGCCGGGCAGGCCTATGTGCACCTGGGCACCGGCAACTACAACCCCCTCAACGGGCGACTCTACACCGACCTTTCGCTCTTTACCGCCCACCCCGAGCTAACCGCGGATGTGTGGGCCTTTTTCTCGGCCCTGGAGCAGCGCCAGGCCCCGGTGCTGACCACCCTGCGGACAGGCCCCGGTATCCGCGACCTGCTCCTGGAAAACATCCAGGCCGAAGCCCACAAGAAGGGTGAGATCATCCTGAAGTTCAACCACCTCACCGACCCCCCCATCCTCCAGGCCCTTGAGGAGGCGCTGAACCGCGGGGCCAAGGTGCACCTGATTGTCCGCAGCACCCTCACGGCCCTCTGGGAAGGGCTGGAAGTTAAGAGCCTGGTGGGTCGCTTTCTGGAGCACGCCCGCGTGGCCGCTTTCAAAAACAAGGGCAAGTGGCGGGTCTGGGCGGGTAGCGCTGACGCCATGCCACGCAACCTCGACCGCCGCTACGAGCTGTTTTTCCCCATCCTGGATGCCCGCGCCAAGCGCAAGGTGCTGGAGATTCTGCAGGCCCAGATTTTAGACGACCGCAACAGCTTTATCCTGACCCCCCGTGGGCAGGAGCGGCGCTGGGGAGGGAAGCGGGACGGGCAGCGGCTGGGTAAGCCCTAA
- a CDS encoding ABC transporter substrate-binding protein: MQRLILASLLACGLAYAQPQTLTLYTSEVLTNVNPMIELFKRANPGVNVQVFRSGTGEVITRLRAELEAGNPQADLLWVADETFFRELAAANRLRPVRATTPGFPVKFAYQGGRYYEVRLLYNGIAINTRKLGNLPEPQTWRDLLKPDYRDLIGMPNPNFSGAALSTLGTFSQRFGFSFFEQLQRNGLKVEQSNPILQQKLAEGQYGIAIITDFGIRDLIRQGAPLKVIYPRDGAILVPTPIGVMAGSRNPALAERFVRFLLSPEAQALFAQQGYIPVIASAPRPIGVSGEVLSIPSAADFIQANRQNLLTQFNTLFNLR; encoded by the coding sequence ATGCAACGACTCATTCTGGCTTCTTTGCTGGCTTGTGGCCTGGCTTACGCCCAGCCGCAAACCCTCACCCTCTACACCTCGGAGGTGCTGACCAACGTCAACCCCATGATTGAGCTCTTCAAACGGGCCAATCCGGGCGTCAACGTGCAGGTCTTCCGCAGCGGCACCGGCGAAGTGATCACCCGCCTGCGGGCCGAACTGGAAGCGGGCAACCCCCAGGCCGACCTCTTATGGGTGGCCGACGAGACTTTTTTCCGCGAGCTGGCTGCTGCCAACCGCTTGCGTCCGGTGCGGGCCACCACCCCCGGCTTTCCAGTCAAGTTTGCCTACCAGGGCGGGCGTTACTACGAAGTGCGGCTGCTCTACAACGGCATTGCGATCAACACCCGCAAGCTGGGGAACCTCCCCGAGCCCCAGACCTGGCGCGACCTGCTCAAACCCGATTACCGCGATCTGATAGGGATGCCCAACCCCAATTTCTCGGGCGCAGCCCTCTCCACGCTGGGCACCTTCAGCCAGCGCTTTGGCTTTAGCTTCTTCGAGCAGCTCCAGCGCAACGGTCTCAAGGTCGAGCAGTCCAACCCCATCCTCCAGCAAAAACTGGCCGAGGGGCAGTATGGAATTGCCATCATCACCGATTTTGGCATCCGCGACCTGATTCGCCAGGGGGCCCCTCTCAAGGTCATCTACCCCCGCGACGGCGCAATTCTGGTGCCAACCCCCATCGGTGTGATGGCGGGCAGCCGCAACCCTGCCCTGGCCGAGCGCTTTGTGCGCTTCCTGCTCTCCCCCGAAGCCCAGGCCCTGTTCGCCCAGCAAGGCTACATCCCGGTCATCGCCTCGGCCCCCCGCCCCATAGGGGTGAGCGGTGAGGTGCTCTCGATACCCTCGGCCGCCGACTTCATTCAGGCCAACCGGCAGAATCTACTGACCCAGTTCAACACCCTCTTCAACCTGCGCTGA
- the sixA gene encoding phosphohistidine phosphatase SixA — MKLYLIRHAIALEAAPGQTDDERPLSEEGIQKFTEVVRGLKRLGVRLDRLYHSPKLRAVQTAELLVPLLEGQTEVTPYLAAEPSMALLETLQGSSVALVGHEPWIGELCAWLVTGRQEGRAFPFKKGGVALLEGLPQPGQMWLRGFWAPRLWRRLGA; from the coding sequence ATGAAGCTCTACCTGATCCGCCATGCCATCGCGCTCGAGGCCGCGCCCGGCCAGACCGACGACGAGCGCCCGCTCTCCGAGGAAGGCATCCAGAAGTTTACCGAGGTGGTGCGCGGCTTGAAGCGCCTGGGGGTTCGACTTGATCGCCTCTACCACAGCCCCAAGCTGCGGGCCGTGCAGACCGCCGAACTGCTGGTGCCGCTGCTGGAAGGCCAGACCGAGGTCACCCCCTACCTGGCCGCCGAGCCCAGTATGGCGCTCCTCGAGACCCTGCAAGGGTCGTCGGTGGCCCTGGTAGGGCACGAACCCTGGATCGGCGAGCTATGCGCCTGGCTGGTCACTGGCCGCCAGGAGGGCCGCGCCTTTCCCTTCAAAAAAGGCGGGGTGGCCCTGCTGGAGGGCCTGCCCCAACCGGGCCAGATGTGGCTGCGGGGGTTCTGGGCCCCTAGGCTTTGGCGCCGGCTGGGGGCGTGA
- a CDS encoding ABC transporter permease, protein MSPHRLATATPWLLLSLGVALPLLVLAWRGLGDVAILPRVLDLAGVSLLLALLGSLLCLGVGGGLAWLAFRARLHSGWDALLLPAYLVPPFVGALGFLYALQLVGLQPYGVGGILLAWTAHYAPVAYLLLRPALESKLAPLLVACEVHGVTGWQRVRALVPPLFPALIAAFGALYLTLLGNFGVPAVLGLPAQVYTLPTLAYARLFSPASPDPLGEAAAIGLLLGLLAVPALLLSSQPSGEPSPRPLRPRLVWAARIGFGLFALAAVVFPLVGLLRRALFNTFTGEFQPAFATAWELPLVRQGLTNSVLLALLATGLLLLLGLLMAPQRRAMQRLRQVLDMHYLLPGTLLAVGLILLLAPTPLYATPWILLLAYLLNFAALMLRAIEAGLEAGIERLVGVGRLFGLRPGWAWWKIGFPLLRPYLAAGVFLVLPLCLAELTLSAMLYAPGSETLGVAVLSALNGGLFREAAAIGLMLMALSLLLLLVPRRGVVG, encoded by the coding sequence ATGAGTCCTCATCGCCTTGCCACTGCCACACCCTGGCTGCTCCTATCGTTGGGGGTGGCGCTGCCCCTGCTGGTGCTGGCCTGGCGGGGGTTGGGGGATGTGGCCATTCTGCCCAGGGTGCTCGACCTGGCCGGGGTCTCGTTGCTGCTGGCCTTGCTGGGAAGTTTGCTTTGCCTGGGGGTGGGGGGCGGGCTGGCCTGGCTGGCCTTCCGGGCACGGCTGCATTCTGGTTGGGACGCGTTGCTGCTGCCTGCCTACCTGGTACCGCCTTTTGTGGGGGCGCTGGGCTTTTTGTACGCTTTGCAGCTGGTGGGCCTGCAACCCTACGGGGTGGGCGGCATCCTGCTGGCCTGGACGGCCCACTACGCACCGGTGGCCTATCTGCTGTTGCGCCCGGCCCTGGAATCGAAGCTGGCCCCGCTACTGGTAGCCTGCGAGGTGCATGGCGTGACGGGCTGGCAGCGGGTGCGGGCGCTGGTGCCCCCCTTGTTCCCGGCCCTGATCGCCGCCTTCGGGGCGCTGTACCTGACTTTGCTGGGCAACTTTGGGGTTCCGGCGGTGCTGGGGCTGCCAGCACAGGTCTACACGCTGCCAACCCTGGCCTATGCGCGGCTCTTCTCCCCCGCCAGCCCCGACCCCCTGGGCGAGGCGGCGGCCATCGGGCTGCTGTTGGGGCTGCTGGCAGTTCCGGCCTTGCTGCTCTCGAGCCAGCCCAGCGGCGAGCCCTCCCCCCGGCCGCTGCGCCCCAGGCTGGTATGGGCGGCCCGGATTGGCTTTGGACTGTTCGCGCTGGCGGCGGTGGTCTTCCCGCTGGTGGGCCTGCTGCGCCGGGCTTTGTTCAATACTTTTACGGGGGAATTCCAGCCGGCCTTTGCTACAGCCTGGGAATTACCCCTGGTGCGACAGGGGTTGACCAACTCGGTGCTGCTGGCCCTGCTGGCCACAGGGTTGTTGCTGTTGCTGGGGCTGCTGATGGCTCCCCAACGCAGGGCCATGCAGCGCCTGCGGCAGGTGCTGGATATGCACTACCTGCTGCCCGGAACCCTGCTGGCCGTTGGGCTCATCCTGCTGCTGGCCCCCACCCCGCTCTATGCCACCCCCTGGATTCTGCTGCTGGCCTATCTGCTCAACTTCGCCGCACTCATGCTGCGCGCCATCGAGGCGGGGCTGGAGGCGGGCATCGAGCGGCTGGTGGGGGTGGGCAGGCTGTTTGGCCTGCGGCCCGGGTGGGCCTGGTGGAAGATTGGCTTCCCCCTGTTGCGGCCCTACCTGGCGGCAGGGGTGTTTTTGGTGCTGCCCCTGTGCCTGGCCGAACTCACCCTGTCGGCCATGCTGTATGCACCCGGCAGCGAGACCCTGGGGGTGGCGGTACTCTCGGCCCTGAACGGCGGGCTGTTCCGCGAGGCCGCCGCCATCGGGCTGATGCTGATGGCCTTATCGCTGCTGCTGCTGTTGGTTCCGCGCCGGGGGGTGGTGGGGTAA
- a CDS encoding ABC transporter ATP-binding protein encodes MLRLEHVSKNFGKAGVFEVTLELAPGEIMAVLGASGSGKTTLLNLVAGLLKPDTGRIFLGPEEVTHHPPEQRGLAYVFQDHALWPHLSALEHLLLVMKKPNREAAHHLLERVGLAGLDARKPHQLSGGQKQRVALARALAAKPRLLLLDEPYSALDPVLREELRLEVASLLRAEHVSALHVTHDPDEALAVADRVAVMEGGRIVQVDTPTQVYTQPQTLSAARAFGRLNLLPVQVQNGWVQLNGLAWAVEGLQSGSGLLAFRYEDLRPEPEGFPAKVLAVYGGRGERLCRVNLGIGEAVVKLQAEPGEEVRLSPTGRLRVFETNR; translated from the coding sequence ATGCTGCGACTAGAACACGTATCCAAGAACTTTGGCAAGGCGGGGGTGTTCGAGGTCACCCTCGAGCTCGCCCCCGGCGAGATTATGGCGGTGCTGGGGGCTTCCGGCTCAGGCAAGACCACCCTGCTGAACCTGGTGGCAGGGCTGCTAAAGCCCGACACCGGCCGCATCTTTCTGGGCCCGGAGGAGGTCACCCACCACCCCCCGGAGCAGCGCGGCCTGGCCTATGTGTTTCAGGATCATGCCCTGTGGCCGCACCTGAGCGCGCTGGAACACCTGCTGCTGGTTATGAAAAAGCCCAACCGGGAAGCCGCCCACCACCTGCTCGAGCGGGTGGGCCTGGCCGGGCTGGACGCCCGCAAGCCGCACCAGCTTTCCGGCGGGCAGAAGCAGCGGGTGGCCCTGGCTCGAGCGCTGGCCGCCAAGCCGCGGTTGCTGCTGTTAGACGAGCCCTACTCGGCCCTCGACCCGGTGCTGCGCGAGGAGTTGCGGCTCGAGGTGGCCTCGCTGCTGCGGGCCGAGCACGTGAGCGCCCTGCACGTCACCCACGACCCCGACGAGGCCCTCGCAGTGGCCGACCGGGTGGCGGTGATGGAGGGGGGGCGTATCGTGCAGGTGGATACCCCTACCCAGGTGTACACCCAGCCCCAGACCCTCTCGGCGGCGCGGGCCTTCGGGCGCTTGAACCTGCTGCCGGTACAGGTTCAAAACGGTTGGGTACAGCTCAACGGCCTGGCCTGGGCGGTGGAGGGGCTGCAAAGCGGGTCGGGCCTGCTGGCCTTCCGCTACGAGGACTTGAGGCCAGAGCCAGAAGGGTTTCCGGCCAAGGTGCTGGCGGTGTATGGTGGCCGGGGTGAGCGGCTGTGCCGGGTGAACCTGGGCATAGGAGAAGCAGTGGTGAAGCTGCAAGCCGAGCCGGGGGAAGAGGTTCGGCTATCGCCTACGGGCCGACTCAGGGTATTCGAGACCAACCGCTAG
- a CDS encoding MFS transporter yields the protein MAFKPGIPAKFRYLLWGQSSVTFGAVVLEVALPLLAAVTLQASPTQMGLLATLQTLPWLVITLFAGVWIDRGNPRRIMTWANYGRGLLLLSIPLAGWLGWLSIEWLWVVAFAYGLLRVFFELSVSAFVPSVVERTQLVAANSQLESSRQVATVAGPGVAGLLVQTIGAPLTVLLNAFLYWISAFLIQRIPSSESQQVRSPKLLLSEVGEGLRLVFSDAYLRALVLSSATFNLHIGMLAGLQVLFLSRVLEIPPAWIGVIFAVVGLGALVGALTAARFTGWLGIGGVVIRMQLISSLAGVAFALVQAPPVVAATLVGLILFVKAASTVIRNVNVVSIRQARTPQHLLGRVGGTSQFVGIGLGSLGGIVGGLLAEWLGIREATLIAGLIAMFSFSWLFFSPIRSLKGLPEAMKA from the coding sequence ATGGCATTCAAACCAGGTATTCCGGCCAAGTTTCGCTACCTTCTATGGGGGCAGAGCAGCGTCACCTTTGGGGCCGTGGTGCTGGAAGTGGCCTTACCCCTTCTAGCCGCCGTCACCTTGCAGGCCAGTCCTACCCAGATGGGCCTGCTGGCCACCTTGCAAACCCTACCCTGGCTGGTCATTACCTTGTTCGCCGGGGTGTGGATCGATCGTGGCAACCCCAGGCGCATTATGACCTGGGCCAACTACGGGCGGGGTCTCTTGCTGCTCAGCATCCCCCTGGCCGGGTGGCTGGGCTGGCTCAGCATCGAGTGGTTGTGGGTGGTGGCCTTTGCCTATGGGCTGCTGCGGGTCTTCTTCGAGCTGTCGGTGAGCGCCTTTGTGCCCAGCGTTGTCGAGCGAACACAGTTGGTAGCCGCCAACAGCCAGCTCGAGAGCAGCCGCCAGGTTGCCACGGTGGCCGGGCCGGGGGTGGCCGGCCTGCTGGTGCAGACGATTGGAGCACCCCTCACGGTTCTGCTCAATGCCTTTTTGTATTGGATCTCGGCCTTTTTGATTCAGCGCATTCCCAGCAGCGAGTCGCAGCAGGTGCGCAGCCCTAAGCTCTTGCTGAGCGAGGTGGGCGAAGGTCTGCGCCTGGTCTTTTCGGACGCTTACCTTCGCGCCCTGGTGCTCTCGAGCGCCACCTTCAATTTGCACATCGGCATGCTGGCCGGCCTTCAGGTTTTATTCCTTAGCCGGGTGCTGGAAATACCCCCAGCCTGGATTGGCGTCATTTTTGCTGTGGTGGGGCTGGGCGCGCTGGTGGGTGCGCTAACCGCTGCACGGTTTACCGGGTGGCTGGGCATCGGAGGGGTGGTCATCCGCATGCAGCTAATCTCCTCCCTTGCCGGGGTGGCCTTCGCGCTGGTGCAGGCCCCTCCAGTGGTAGCGGCCACCCTGGTTGGCCTCATTCTGTTTGTAAAAGCGGCCTCTACGGTGATACGCAACGTGAACGTGGTCAGCATTCGCCAGGCCCGAACCCCCCAACACCTTCTGGGGCGGGTGGGGGGAACCAGCCAGTTTGTGGGCATCGGACTGGGCTCGCTGGGCGGCATTGTAGGAGGGCTGCTGGCCGAGTGGCTGGGCATCCGCGAGGCCACCTTAATTGCCGGGCTCATCGCCATGTTTTCCTTTAGCTGGCTGTTCTTCTCCCCCATCCGCAGCCTGAAGGGCCTGCCAGAAGCAATGAAGGCCTGA
- a CDS encoding Ppx/GppA phosphatase family protein, whose protein sequence is MQRLGIVDLGSGTARLVVYAYEPGKHYRLIDEIRESVRLGEGLARQGRLSEGGMQRALSALKLYADFAQATDLDQLRVIATSASRDAENGPEFLREVRKLGLQVQVLSGEDEARYGVLAVANSFNFQDAWVMDLGGGSAQLSLMEARAYREGRAYPLGAVRLTEMFLGSNPPKKGEIEDLERFVRKEMKEVLAQVRQNPLPLVAMGGTVRNLAKLAQRRGDYPLDLVHGYFLSREALEEAVEILAQRTLEQRRQLEGLQSDRADVIVAGALVYRTVLREAGLDGLWISGQGVREGAFYREFLPAPHLLSDVRGFYVRNLFARYPQDFSHTARVRHFCRLLFRLLAPLHGYGPSEEQLLDEAALLHDIGMSIGYYDHHKHGEYLVMSAAIPGLTHREQVLLGLLVRYHRKGEPRPGAYKSVLQDGDTKRLLRLAAILRISEYLERSRVGRVEGLEVEIGSQQVRLTLLAQEEPWVELTETRKQAKLFRQAFGLELLVEWGPRG, encoded by the coding sequence GTGCAACGACTGGGCATTGTAGATCTGGGATCGGGAACCGCGCGGCTGGTGGTGTACGCCTACGAACCGGGTAAACATTACCGGTTGATCGACGAGATCCGCGAGAGCGTCCGGCTGGGCGAGGGGCTGGCCCGCCAGGGCCGCCTGAGCGAAGGCGGAATGCAACGGGCGTTGTCGGCCCTCAAACTCTATGCCGATTTCGCCCAGGCCACCGACCTCGACCAGCTGCGGGTGATCGCTACCAGCGCCAGCCGCGACGCCGAGAATGGCCCGGAGTTCCTGCGCGAGGTGCGCAAGCTGGGGCTTCAGGTGCAGGTGCTTTCCGGCGAAGACGAGGCCCGCTACGGGGTGCTGGCAGTGGCCAACTCGTTCAACTTCCAGGATGCCTGGGTGATGGATCTGGGCGGAGGCAGCGCCCAGCTTTCACTTATGGAGGCTAGGGCCTACCGCGAAGGACGGGCCTATCCGCTGGGCGCGGTGCGCCTGACCGAGATGTTTCTGGGGTCGAACCCGCCCAAAAAGGGGGAGATCGAAGACCTCGAGCGTTTTGTGCGCAAAGAGATGAAGGAGGTGCTGGCCCAGGTGCGCCAGAACCCCCTGCCGCTGGTCGCCATGGGCGGCACGGTGCGCAACCTGGCCAAGCTGGCCCAGCGGCGGGGGGACTACCCGCTGGATCTGGTGCACGGCTACTTTCTGTCCCGCGAGGCGCTCGAGGAGGCGGTGGAGATCCTGGCCCAGCGCACCCTCGAGCAGCGGCGGCAGCTCGAGGGCCTGCAGTCCGACCGCGCCGATGTGATTGTGGCTGGAGCCCTGGTCTACCGCACCGTGCTGCGCGAAGCCGGCCTGGACGGCCTGTGGATCTCCGGCCAGGGTGTGCGGGAGGGGGCTTTCTACCGGGAGTTCCTACCTGCTCCGCATCTGCTGAGCGATGTGCGCGGGTTCTACGTGCGCAACCTGTTTGCCCGCTACCCCCAGGATTTTAGCCACACCGCCCGGGTGCGCCACTTCTGCCGCCTGCTCTTCCGGCTGCTGGCCCCTTTGCATGGCTACGGCCCCAGCGAGGAGCAGCTCCTGGACGAGGCCGCCCTGCTGCACGACATCGGTATGAGCATCGGCTATTACGACCACCACAAGCACGGCGAGTACCTGGTGATGAGCGCGGCCATCCCCGGCCTCACCCACCGCGAGCAGGTCTTGCTGGGGTTGCTGGTGCGCTACCACCGCAAGGGTGAACCCCGGCCTGGGGCCTACAAATCGGTGTTGCAGGATGGCGATACCAAACGCTTGCTGCGGCTGGCCGCCATCCTACGCATCAGCGAGTACCTCGAGCGCAGCCGGGTCGGGCGGGTGGAGGGGCTGGAAGTGGAGATCGGCAGCCAGCAGGTGCGCCTGACCCTGCTGGCCCAGGAAGAGCCCTGGGTCGAGCTCACCGAGACCCGCAAGCAAGCCAAACTCTTCCGGCAAGCCTTCGGCCTCGAGCTGCTGGTAGAATGGGGGCCTCGAGGCTAG
- a CDS encoding MFS transporter translates to MTKNDTTDILDLKDRNYRLAMLNGWFVLLGDAFFNGSIVLASFAAKLGAANWAIGLMPALLNAGSMVPQVFVAPYVARLPIKVTLYRRMALLRVASLGIVALGGFFLGHRPDLLLWVFVAGLALNGLFTGFSSLPFWETIGKTIPMERRSGLFSLRNLVGGLLAFGAGFLVRLILELPLAFPYPYAILFTLGTLAFAYGWHLFGLIDEPPDTHTRTERISLSLPFRDFYFRRFLRVRVLLAIASMVEPFFAAYAVRVLGHKSEIGTYLMVYTLSSVLSNLLWVQVSRRYGSRSLILIGAALGAVTPVLALLLPKTAFWLVFALQGAYLSSIGVGTATYLVNLAPTDARSSYIGLSNTIVGLLAFSPVLGGLLADRVGYVGPMVVATICYAWALYAGRRLKLLEPV, encoded by the coding sequence ATGACCAAAAACGACACAACCGATATTCTAGACCTCAAAGACCGCAACTACCGTCTGGCGATGCTCAATGGTTGGTTTGTGCTGTTGGGCGACGCTTTCTTTAACGGTTCCATTGTGCTGGCCTCCTTTGCCGCCAAGCTGGGCGCGGCCAACTGGGCCATCGGGCTGATGCCGGCCCTGCTCAACGCCGGTTCGATGGTGCCGCAGGTCTTCGTGGCCCCTTACGTGGCCCGGCTGCCGATTAAGGTCACGCTGTACCGTCGCATGGCCCTGCTGCGGGTGGCCAGCCTGGGCATCGTGGCCCTGGGCGGGTTCTTTCTGGGCCATCGCCCCGACCTGCTTTTGTGGGTGTTTGTGGCAGGCCTAGCCCTCAACGGGCTTTTTACCGGGTTCTCGAGCCTGCCTTTCTGGGAAACCATCGGCAAAACCATCCCCATGGAGCGCCGCAGTGGGCTGTTCTCGCTGCGCAACCTGGTGGGAGGGTTGCTGGCCTTTGGGGCTGGCTTTTTGGTGCGCCTGATCCTCGAACTACCCTTGGCCTTCCCCTACCCATACGCCATCCTGTTCACCCTGGGCACCCTGGCCTTTGCCTACGGCTGGCACCTGTTCGGCCTGATAGACGAACCCCCCGACACCCACACCCGCACCGAGCGCATCTCACTCAGCCTGCCGTTTCGCGACTTCTATTTCCGGCGGTTCCTGCGGGTGCGTGTGCTGCTGGCAATTGCCAGTATGGTCGAGCCTTTTTTCGCAGCTTATGCCGTGCGGGTGCTGGGACACAAAAGCGAGATTGGCACCTATCTTATGGTCTACACGCTCTCCTCGGTGCTCTCCAACCTGCTGTGGGTGCAGGTCTCGAGGCGCTACGGCTCCCGCAGCCTGATCCTGATCGGCGCCGCGCTGGGCGCGGTAACCCCGGTGCTGGCCCTGCTACTACCCAAAACCGCATTCTGGCTGGTCTTTGCCCTTCAAGGCGCCTACCTTTCTTCCATCGGGGTGGGCACCGCCACCTACCTGGTGAACCTGGCCCCCACCGATGCGCGCAGCTCGTACATCGGCCTGTCCAACACCATCGTGGGGCTGCTGGCCTTCTCGCCGGTGCTGGGCGGCTTGCTGGCCGACCGCGTGGGATACGTGGGGCCTATGGTGGTCGCCACCATCTGCTATGCCTGGGCCCTATATGCGGGCCGGCGTTTGAAGCTGCTCGAGCCCGTCTAG
- a CDS encoding tetratricopeptide repeat protein, translated as MSFLVIPTLGPFHLLHPRYNGVTLLELIRAHQPERIVLASYSPEELAAQTWRDQNEISLFHVLPWAESMGVALEALDPQAPLRFEAERFREALRQYPKGQQILRQVEPLENNLKWVLTNPRTPEDFAQGPVLEALRAYHQGYGEVFGEGPATGFRRERMAQVAGRLAALEGSVAVLVDVLEYPWLLWALPAERVVLPGHHTPTELERQRSVLDRAWQLNESDDWGVLLQQLQEVEGPEALYCAAQIYLAAGQPEAAYQLMEQLVHTDFQHPAYLPGYALARYGQLADWMGRRDQALRAYKAVLGLSWAPQEAREIALAGQKTPFRLER; from the coding sequence GTGTCGTTTTTGGTCATTCCTACGCTGGGCCCCTTTCATCTGTTGCACCCGCGCTACAACGGGGTGACGCTGCTGGAGCTGATTCGAGCCCATCAGCCCGAGCGGATTGTTCTGGCCTCGTACAGCCCGGAAGAGCTGGCAGCGCAAACTTGGCGCGACCAGAACGAGATCTCATTGTTTCATGTTTTGCCCTGGGCTGAAAGTATGGGCGTTGCGCTGGAGGCGCTCGACCCCCAGGCCCCGCTCAGGTTCGAGGCCGAGCGGTTTCGCGAGGCCCTGCGCCAGTACCCCAAAGGGCAGCAGATTTTGCGCCAGGTGGAGCCGCTCGAGAACAACCTTAAATGGGTGCTGACCAACCCCCGCACCCCGGAGGATTTCGCCCAGGGGCCGGTGCTCGAGGCCCTGCGGGCCTACCACCAGGGCTATGGGGAGGTGTTTGGCGAAGGGCCCGCCACCGGCTTTCGGCGGGAGCGCATGGCCCAGGTGGCCGGGCGCCTGGCTGCCCTCGAGGGTTCCGTGGCGGTGCTGGTGGATGTGCTCGAGTATCCCTGGCTGCTTTGGGCCCTTCCAGCGGAGCGGGTGGTGCTTCCCGGCCACCACACCCCTACCGAGCTGGAGCGCCAGCGCAGCGTGCTGGATCGGGCCTGGCAACTGAACGAGTCGGACGACTGGGGGGTTCTATTGCAACAACTGCAGGAGGTGGAAGGCCCCGAGGCCCTGTACTGCGCGGCTCAGATTTATCTGGCGGCGGGCCAGCCCGAGGCGGCTTACCAGCTCATGGAGCAGCTCGTTCACACCGACTTCCAGCACCCCGCCTACCTACCGGGCTACGCCCTGGCCCGCTACGGGCAGCTCGCCGACTGGATGGGCCGGCGCGACCAGGCCCTGCGCGCCTATAAGGCCGTGCTGGGGCTTTCCTGGGCACCCCAGGAAGCCCGGGAAATCGCCCTGGCCGGGCAGAAGACCCCTTTCAGGCTCGAGCGATAA